In a single window of the Pedococcus dokdonensis genome:
- a CDS encoding sensor histidine kinase gives MSPDTTASTRRAERGIALVSPAMRCVVLVQVVVSVGSGVRSAVHPTAYALLTAAVLAVSVVLIVQCLATGSVRRGIWHAPDLVLAWVALPAMNVLLPEGHVVGTWESWATGYAINVGALAATWLRPWAAIVASLALGAWGFAWLALAHETSWETNLNNALTIPGYAVVVALLAYYLRALAADADQAREDAVAATRALELERYQLTVHDATSILRLLSDEDTPAEVLPGLRLQADREAQRLRHYLTDQPLHAPGDDRRTVGTMLATALHGFDDLPLEPAVELGADVALREDVWTAAARAVATILHNVRMHASARQVVVHADTDGSTWEVVVSDDGIGFDQESEPFGFGLHTQVRQALGELGVEAQIRSVPGRGTSVTIVGPVSA, from the coding sequence TTGAGCCCTGACACCACGGCCTCCACACGCCGGGCCGAGCGGGGCATCGCCCTCGTCTCGCCCGCCATGCGGTGCGTGGTGCTCGTGCAGGTGGTGGTGAGCGTCGGCTCGGGCGTGCGAAGCGCAGTGCACCCGACGGCATACGCGCTGCTCACGGCCGCCGTCCTGGCGGTCTCGGTGGTGCTGATCGTGCAGTGCCTGGCCACCGGCTCGGTGCGTCGCGGCATCTGGCACGCGCCCGACCTCGTGCTCGCCTGGGTCGCACTGCCGGCCATGAACGTCCTCCTGCCCGAGGGCCACGTCGTCGGCACGTGGGAGTCGTGGGCCACCGGCTACGCGATCAACGTCGGGGCGCTGGCAGCCACCTGGCTGCGCCCGTGGGCGGCGATCGTGGCGTCCCTGGCGCTGGGGGCGTGGGGGTTCGCCTGGCTGGCCCTCGCCCACGAGACGTCGTGGGAGACCAACCTCAACAACGCGCTGACGATCCCGGGGTATGCCGTGGTGGTCGCCCTGCTCGCCTACTACCTGCGGGCGCTGGCCGCCGACGCCGACCAGGCCCGCGAGGACGCCGTCGCCGCCACACGGGCCTTGGAGCTCGAGCGCTACCAGCTGACCGTGCACGATGCGACCAGCATCCTGCGGCTGCTGTCCGACGAGGACACCCCGGCCGAGGTCCTGCCCGGCCTGCGGCTCCAGGCCGACCGCGAGGCGCAAAGGCTGCGGCACTACCTCACCGACCAGCCGCTGCACGCCCCCGGCGACGACCGGCGGACGGTCGGCACGATGCTCGCCACCGCCCTGCACGGGTTCGACGACCTGCCGCTCGAGCCGGCGGTCGAGCTGGGGGCCGACGTCGCCCTGCGCGAGGACGTCTGGACGGCCGCGGCGAGGGCGGTGGCCACGATCCTGCACAACGTCCGCATGCACGCGAGCGCCCGCCAGGTGGTCGTGCACGCCGACACTGACGGGTCGACCTGGGAGGTCGTGGTGTCCGACGACGGCATCGGCTTCGACCAGGAGAGCGAGCCGTTCGGCTTCGGGCTGCACACGCAGGTGCGGCAGGCCCTCGGAGAGCTCGGTGTGGAGGCCCAGATCCGCTCCGTCCCGGGTCGTGGCACCAGCGTCACGATCGTCGGTCCGGTGTCCGCGTGA
- a CDS encoding PH domain-containing protein, giving the protein MAPSDRTPASADRPDEQSAFAVFRPRRGRQVAYGFAALTLVLFAVIAVLLPGPAEGGTWRPGDKVFFAGVGVAIALLLWRFASIRAVPSRDGLTVRNLFTTRTLDWAEVLEVRFSGGDPWVSLGLADTDTLAVMAIQKADADFGRAEAGRLAALVQALGEAPGGPDDPEVTLD; this is encoded by the coding sequence GTGGCACCCTCGGACCGGACCCCCGCGAGCGCCGACCGCCCGGACGAGCAGTCCGCCTTCGCGGTCTTCCGGCCACGGCGCGGGCGACAGGTCGCCTACGGCTTCGCCGCCCTGACCCTGGTGCTCTTCGCGGTGATCGCCGTGCTGCTGCCCGGCCCAGCCGAGGGAGGCACCTGGCGCCCTGGCGACAAGGTCTTCTTCGCCGGCGTCGGGGTCGCGATCGCCCTCCTGCTGTGGCGGTTCGCCTCGATCCGAGCCGTGCCGAGCCGCGACGGGCTGACCGTCCGCAACCTGTTCACGACCCGCACCCTCGACTGGGCCGAGGTGCTCGAAGTGCGGTTCTCCGGTGGCGACCCGTGGGTCAGCCTAGGCCTGGCCGACACCGACACGCTGGCCGTGATGGCGATCCAGAAGGCCGACGCCGACTTCGGCCGCGCCGAGGCAGGTCGGCTCGCTGCCCTCGTCCAGGCGCTCGGCGAGGCACCGGGCGGTCCGGACGACCCCGAGGTCACCCTCGATTGA
- the hisG gene encoding ATP phosphoribosyltransferase produces the protein MLRIAVPNKGSLSEPAVEMLREAGYRTRRDSKELVLTDTDNEVEFFYLRPRDIAVYVGSGTVDCGITGRDLLLDAGSAAIEVMTLGFGGSTFRYAAKPGTCSSVTEISGHRVATSYPGLVGKHLAEQGVSAEVVRLDGAVETAITLGVADVIADVVETGTTLRQQGLEVFGAEILRSEAVLIRRDGSHETAAVEVLRRRLTGVVTARHYVMLDYDVPVGLVESACAITPGLESPTVSALQNKDWAAVRAMVPRARTNAIMDELYDLGARAILVTDIAACRL, from the coding sequence ATGTTGCGCATTGCCGTCCCCAACAAGGGATCCCTGTCCGAGCCGGCCGTCGAGATGCTGCGCGAGGCGGGCTACCGCACGCGCCGCGACAGCAAGGAGCTCGTGCTCACCGACACCGACAACGAGGTCGAGTTCTTCTACCTGCGACCGCGTGACATCGCGGTCTACGTCGGGTCCGGCACGGTCGACTGCGGCATCACCGGCCGCGACCTGCTGCTCGACGCCGGCTCCGCCGCCATCGAGGTGATGACGCTCGGCTTCGGCGGGTCCACGTTCCGGTATGCCGCGAAGCCCGGCACCTGCTCCAGCGTCACCGAGATCTCGGGTCATCGGGTCGCGACCAGCTATCCGGGGCTGGTCGGCAAGCACCTCGCGGAGCAGGGCGTGAGCGCCGAGGTGGTCCGGCTCGACGGGGCGGTCGAGACCGCGATCACCCTCGGCGTGGCCGACGTCATCGCCGACGTCGTGGAGACGGGGACGACGCTGCGCCAGCAGGGCCTGGAGGTCTTCGGGGCCGAGATCCTGCGCAGCGAAGCCGTGCTGATCCGTCGTGACGGGTCGCACGAGACGGCCGCGGTGGAGGTCCTGCGCCGCCGTCTCACCGGCGTCGTCACGGCACGCCACTACGTGATGCTCGACTACGACGTGCCGGTCGGGCTCGTCGAGTCCGCCTGTGCGATCACCCCCGGGCTCGAGTCGCCCACCGTCTCGGCCCTCCAGAACAAGGACTGGGCCGCCGTGCGGGCAATGGTGCCGCGAGCCCGGACCAACGCGATCATGGACGAGCTCTACGACCTGGGCGCGCGGGCCATCCTGGTGACCGACATCGCCGCCTGCCGGTTGTGA
- a CDS encoding phosphoribosyl-ATP diphosphatase — MKTFDDLYAELAEKAVSRPEGSGTVAALDAGVHAIGKKIVEEAAEVWMAAEHEGKDRTAEEISQLLYHLQVLMVASDLTLDDVYAHL, encoded by the coding sequence GTGAAGACCTTCGACGACCTGTACGCCGAGCTGGCCGAGAAGGCCGTGAGCCGACCCGAGGGGTCCGGCACGGTCGCCGCGCTGGACGCCGGCGTGCATGCCATCGGCAAGAAGATCGTGGAGGAGGCGGCCGAGGTCTGGATGGCCGCCGAGCACGAGGGCAAGGACCGCACGGCCGAGGAGATCAGCCAGCTCCTCTACCACCTGCAGGTCCTCATGGTCGCGTCCGACCTGACCCTCGACGACGTCTACGCCCACCTCTAG
- the ribH gene encoding 6,7-dimethyl-8-ribityllumazine synthase, producing MSGHGAPAVSADGSGLRVAIVAASWHTEVMDGLVAGAQRALAEAGVVDVPVVRVPGTVELTVACARLAPAHDALVALGVVIRGGTPHFDYVCSGVTHGLTEVSVRTGCPIGFGVLTCDDDAQALDRAGLPGSSEDKGHEAAMAAVATAVTLGDLAPRTLGA from the coding sequence GTGAGCGGTCACGGAGCCCCGGCCGTCTCGGCGGACGGGAGCGGCCTGCGCGTCGCGATCGTGGCCGCGTCCTGGCACACCGAGGTCATGGACGGGCTGGTCGCCGGAGCCCAACGGGCCCTCGCCGAGGCGGGTGTCGTCGACGTGCCGGTCGTCCGCGTGCCGGGCACGGTCGAGCTCACCGTCGCCTGCGCCAGGCTCGCCCCGGCCCACGACGCGCTCGTCGCCCTGGGGGTCGTGATCCGTGGTGGCACACCGCACTTCGACTACGTCTGCTCAGGCGTCACGCACGGGCTGACGGAGGTCAGCGTGCGCACCGGGTGCCCGATCGGGTTCGGGGTGCTCACGTGCGACGACGACGCCCAGGCCCTCGACCGGGCCGGCCTGCCGGGGTCCAGTGAGGACAAGGGGCACGAGGCGGCCATGGCCGCGGTGGCGACCGCGGTCACCCTCGGCGACCTCGCGCCCCGTACCCTTGGCGCGTGA
- the ribB gene encoding 3,4-dihydroxy-2-butanone-4-phosphate synthase, which yields MIGLATIEDALAALRAGRPVLVTDSEDRENEGDVILAAQTLTDEWLAWTIRHSSGYVCAPVTAATADRLGLPLMVADNRDPLRTAYTVTVDAAEGVTTGISAADRAHTIRLLSDPSSTPESFVRPGHVIPLRAKDGGVLERAGHTEAAVDLCRLAGLAPAAAIGELVNDDGTMMRLPEVLATGAVHDVPVITIEMLVAHRQLHDRVEALARTTLPTRHGEFSTVGFRDKLTGDEHVALISPRGASEANPLVRLHSECLTGDSFGSLRCDCGPQLERSLERVAAEGGVLVYLRGHEGRGVGLVSKLQAYALQDTGLDTVDAQLELDLPVDNREYAAGAAILSALGVRSVRLLTNNPAKVEALTRHGITVTAVERLSIAPNPANRDYLRTKRDRMGHHLVVDASDRGASA from the coding sequence ATGATCGGCCTGGCCACGATCGAGGACGCCCTCGCCGCTCTGCGCGCCGGCCGTCCGGTCCTGGTCACCGACAGCGAGGACCGTGAGAACGAGGGCGACGTCATCCTTGCCGCGCAGACGCTCACGGACGAGTGGCTGGCCTGGACGATCCGGCACTCCAGCGGTTACGTCTGCGCGCCGGTGACGGCCGCCACCGCCGACCGACTCGGCCTGCCGCTCATGGTGGCCGACAACCGCGACCCGCTGCGCACCGCCTACACGGTGACCGTCGACGCCGCCGAGGGCGTCACCACCGGGATCAGCGCAGCCGACCGGGCGCACACGATCCGGCTGCTGTCCGACCCCTCGTCCACGCCGGAGTCGTTCGTGCGACCCGGGCACGTGATCCCGTTGCGGGCCAAGGACGGCGGTGTGCTGGAGCGGGCCGGCCACACCGAAGCGGCCGTGGACCTGTGCCGCCTCGCGGGCCTCGCCCCGGCTGCCGCCATCGGCGAGCTGGTCAACGACGACGGCACGATGATGCGCCTGCCCGAGGTGCTCGCCACCGGTGCGGTGCACGACGTGCCGGTCATCACGATCGAGATGCTGGTTGCCCACCGCCAGCTGCACGACCGTGTCGAAGCCCTCGCGCGCACCACCCTGCCCACCCGGCACGGGGAGTTCAGCACGGTCGGGTTCCGCGACAAGCTCACCGGCGACGAGCACGTCGCGCTGATCAGCCCACGGGGAGCGTCCGAGGCGAACCCGTTGGTCCGGCTGCACTCCGAGTGCCTCACCGGCGACTCCTTCGGGTCGCTGCGCTGCGACTGCGGACCCCAGCTCGAGCGCTCCCTGGAGCGGGTCGCCGCTGAGGGCGGCGTGCTCGTCTACCTGCGCGGCCACGAGGGACGCGGGGTCGGGCTGGTGTCCAAGCTGCAGGCCTACGCCTTGCAGGACACCGGTCTGGACACGGTCGACGCGCAGCTCGAGCTCGACCTGCCCGTCGACAACCGGGAGTACGCCGCCGGAGCAGCGATCCTCTCGGCGCTCGGCGTGCGGTCCGTGCGACTGCTCACCAACAACCCCGCCAAGGTCGAGGCCCTCACCCGGCACGGCATCACCGTGACGGCCGTGGAGCGGCTCTCGATCGCCCCCAACCCGGCCAACCGCGACTACCTGCGCACCAAGCGCGACCGGATGGGACACCACCTCGTGGTCGACGCGAGCGACCGGGGAGCCAGCGCGTGA
- a CDS encoding nicotinamide mononucleotide transporter family protein, translated as MNLFSRLYEAHLTIAGHPITWREIVGNAFGFASAIGGLRRRVWAWPVGIVGNVLLFTVFIGATFDAQAQQPLFGQAGRQVFFILTSVYGWWRWNEHRKARALASGDAGAPAITPRWATVRERTAYLVAAAAGVVLFQWVFSVIGAGWPAPRWYFWCDAWIFVGSMVATYAMARGWNDFWLAWIAVDLVGVPLLWHSQYYPTAILFVVYGALVIYGFFVWLKASRTERDPERELTEAVA; from the coding sequence ATGAACCTGTTCAGCCGCCTCTACGAAGCGCACCTGACGATCGCCGGGCACCCCATCACCTGGCGCGAGATCGTCGGCAACGCCTTCGGGTTCGCGTCCGCGATCGGTGGTCTGCGCCGACGCGTGTGGGCGTGGCCGGTCGGGATCGTCGGCAACGTGCTGCTCTTCACGGTGTTCATCGGTGCCACCTTCGACGCGCAGGCGCAGCAGCCGCTGTTCGGGCAGGCCGGCCGCCAGGTCTTCTTCATCCTGACCAGCGTCTACGGCTGGTGGCGCTGGAACGAGCACCGCAAGGCACGCGCGCTCGCGAGTGGCGACGCAGGTGCCCCCGCGATCACGCCGCGCTGGGCCACGGTCCGGGAGCGGACCGCATACCTCGTGGCCGCGGCAGCGGGAGTGGTGCTCTTCCAGTGGGTGTTCTCGGTGATCGGTGCCGGCTGGCCGGCGCCGCGCTGGTACTTCTGGTGCGACGCGTGGATCTTCGTCGGGTCCATGGTGGCGACCTACGCGATGGCTCGTGGGTGGAACGACTTCTGGCTCGCGTGGATCGCCGTCGACCTGGTGGGCGTGCCGCTGCTGTGGCACTCGCAGTACTACCCGACCGCCATCCTGTTCGTGGTCTACGGCGCCCTGGTCATCTACGGGTTCTTCGTCTGGCTCAAGGCGTCTCGCACGGAGCGCGACCCGGAGCGCGAGCTGACGGAGGCGGTCGCATGA
- a CDS encoding riboflavin synthase gives MFTGIVEELGTVIALDPGEDSARLTVHGPLVTSDAVHGASIAVNGVCLTVVEHGDDQFTVDVMAETLDRSSLGGLVAGDRVNLERAMAASSRFGGHIVQGHVDGTAEILGRTPGDRWEVVELSLPPGLARYVVEKGSITVDGVSLTVSAVTTPTDDRPTFSVSLIPTTLALTTLGHKGVGDRVNLEVDVLAKYVERLLTTKEIHA, from the coding sequence ATGTTCACCGGAATCGTCGAGGAGCTCGGCACCGTCATCGCGCTCGACCCGGGCGAGGACTCGGCCCGCCTCACGGTGCACGGCCCGCTCGTCACCTCGGACGCCGTCCACGGCGCCTCGATCGCGGTCAACGGCGTCTGCCTGACCGTCGTGGAGCACGGCGACGACCAGTTCACCGTCGACGTGATGGCCGAGACCCTCGACCGCAGCAGCCTCGGCGGCCTTGTGGCCGGGGACCGGGTCAACCTCGAACGCGCGATGGCGGCCAGCAGCCGGTTCGGTGGTCACATCGTGCAGGGCCACGTCGACGGCACCGCCGAGATCCTGGGTCGCACCCCCGGCGACCGCTGGGAGGTGGTGGAGCTCAGCCTGCCCCCAGGCCTGGCGCGCTACGTCGTGGAGAAGGGGTCCATCACCGTCGACGGCGTCAGCCTCACCGTCTCGGCCGTCACCACCCCGACCGACGACCGTCCCACCTTCAGCGTCTCGCTCATCCCGACGACCCTCGCCCTGACGACCCTGGGGCACAAGGGAGTCGGTGACCGGGTCAACCTCGAGGTCGATGTCCTCGCCAAGTACGTCGAACGCCTGCTCACCACCAAGGAGATCCACGCATGA
- the ribD gene encoding bifunctional diaminohydroxyphosphoribosylaminopyrimidine deaminase/5-amino-6-(5-phosphoribosylamino)uracil reductase RibD translates to MTAATTDDTAMMRRALALAAHGPEADANPRVGCVLVDPEGEVVAAGWHHGAGTPHAEAEALEAAGERAAGTTAYVTLEPCNHVGRTPSCAKALYAAGVRRVVYAQTDPNPVAAGGAAWLRRKGVQVEAGVLAEEALALNPTWTHLVTTGRPWVTWKLATTLDGRSAAADGTSQWITGEEARADVHEQRARCGAILVGTGTALSDDPQLTARRPDGTLYPDQPIRVVMGERDLPDTARVLDDAAPTWHVRTRDPKDVLAALAEAGVHHVWLEGGPTVAAALMAAGLVDEIIAYVAPVLLGRGRPSVSDLGITTMDHALRLEPTDITLIGHDVRITAALREI, encoded by the coding sequence GTGACAGCGGCAACCACCGACGACACGGCGATGATGCGCCGTGCCCTCGCGCTGGCTGCGCACGGTCCCGAGGCCGACGCGAACCCGCGGGTCGGCTGCGTGCTGGTCGACCCCGAGGGTGAGGTCGTCGCCGCGGGCTGGCACCACGGTGCCGGCACGCCCCATGCGGAGGCGGAGGCCCTCGAGGCCGCGGGCGAGCGCGCGGCCGGGACGACCGCCTACGTCACCCTCGAACCGTGCAACCACGTCGGGCGCACGCCCTCGTGCGCCAAGGCCTTGTATGCCGCGGGGGTGCGCCGCGTGGTCTACGCCCAGACCGACCCGAACCCGGTCGCGGCAGGCGGGGCGGCCTGGCTGCGGCGCAAGGGTGTCCAGGTCGAGGCCGGCGTGCTCGCGGAGGAGGCGCTCGCCCTCAACCCGACCTGGACCCACCTCGTCACCACCGGTCGACCGTGGGTGACCTGGAAGCTGGCCACCACGCTCGACGGTCGCAGTGCAGCCGCCGACGGCACCAGCCAGTGGATCACCGGCGAGGAGGCCCGCGCCGACGTGCACGAGCAGCGTGCCCGCTGCGGCGCCATCCTCGTCGGCACCGGCACGGCCCTGAGCGACGACCCCCAGCTCACGGCGCGCAGGCCAGACGGCACGCTCTACCCGGACCAGCCGATCCGTGTGGTGATGGGGGAGCGCGACCTGCCGGACACGGCCCGGGTCCTCGACGACGCGGCCCCCACCTGGCACGTGCGGACCCGCGACCCGAAGGACGTCCTGGCAGCGCTGGCCGAGGCCGGCGTGCACCACGTCTGGCTGGAAGGCGGCCCCACCGTCGCCGCCGCCCTCATGGCGGCCGGCCTCGTCGACGAGATCATCGCCTACGTCGCCCCGGTCCTGCTCGGCCGCGGGCGCCCCTCGGTGAGCGACCTGGGCATCACGACCATGGACCATGCCCTGCGGCTGGAGCCCACCGACATCACCCTCATCGGCCACGACGTGCGGATCACCGCCGCCCTCAGGGAGATCTGA
- a CDS encoding HNH endonuclease signature motif containing protein encodes MSSSSVAAQRDEVQRDLWTRTAAAAGRLNEAHADLVDVTVQLIEGQHWGDGGFRSPEHYLTVRAGLSPSHARDVVAVARRRAELPDLAAAVSAGELSLDAAAVVAHHVPPGYQASMTHLARHATVPQLRRVVSRHAFHEPAADGATGSAGAGDGAASQVSPTCEARTESERRACARPELSMHYDRDGRFQLRYSAPATIGALVEQAVKEAKDALFLEQRGDEVPDLDHTDRTLDATPTYADAIAEVAHRSLAGVASTSRASHYRVHLHLDTGGAWVNKAGAIPRRLLDRFLTDGVLQPIWETDARPVSVGRAMRILPPRSRRLIEDRDRGCRFPGCTATRFVEIHHLRDWADGGATDLDNQVSLCPFHHDAVGRGEFTISGDPTRHDGLTVVNRHGQRLGPPQPLELRPPDGLPAVVRDDGTTYRPPTGEPARWADIAVLSDRELRGTLTPRLRQTADPARSA; translated from the coding sequence ATGTCTTCCAGTTCGGTCGCTGCGCAGCGGGACGAGGTCCAGCGTGACCTGTGGACCCGCACCGCCGCCGCCGCCGGACGCCTCAACGAGGCGCACGCCGACCTCGTCGACGTCACCGTGCAGCTGATCGAGGGACAGCACTGGGGCGACGGAGGCTTCCGCTCGCCCGAGCACTACCTGACCGTCCGCGCGGGCTTGTCACCTTCTCACGCGCGCGATGTCGTGGCGGTGGCTCGGCGACGGGCTGAGCTGCCCGACCTGGCGGCGGCGGTGAGCGCCGGGGAGCTGTCGCTCGACGCGGCAGCCGTCGTGGCCCACCACGTGCCGCCGGGCTACCAGGCGTCGATGACCCACCTGGCCCGGCACGCGACGGTCCCCCAGCTGCGTCGGGTGGTGAGTCGGCACGCCTTCCACGAACCAGCGGCTGATGGCGCGACCGGGTCCGCCGGTGCGGGCGACGGAGCCGCGTCGCAGGTGTCGCCGACCTGCGAGGCCAGGACCGAGTCCGAGCGTCGGGCGTGCGCACGACCCGAGCTCTCGATGCACTACGACCGGGATGGCCGGTTCCAGCTGCGCTACAGCGCGCCCGCCACGATCGGCGCCCTCGTCGAGCAGGCCGTCAAGGAAGCGAAGGACGCTCTCTTCCTCGAGCAGCGCGGCGACGAAGTCCCAGACCTCGACCACACGGACCGGACGCTCGACGCAACGCCCACCTACGCCGACGCCATCGCGGAGGTCGCGCACCGGTCGCTGGCCGGCGTCGCCTCCACCAGTCGAGCCAGCCACTACCGCGTCCACCTCCACCTCGACACCGGTGGCGCCTGGGTGAACAAGGCTGGCGCGATCCCCCGACGGCTGCTCGACCGGTTCCTCACCGACGGTGTGCTGCAACCGATCTGGGAGACCGACGCGAGACCGGTCAGCGTCGGGCGGGCCATGCGGATCCTCCCGCCACGCTCGCGAAGACTCATCGAGGACCGCGATCGCGGGTGCCGTTTCCCGGGGTGCACGGCCACCCGGTTCGTCGAGATCCACCACCTCCGGGACTGGGCCGATGGTGGCGCCACCGACCTCGACAACCAGGTCAGCCTCTGCCCGTTCCACCACGACGCGGTCGGGCGTGGTGAGTTCACCATCTCCGGCGACCCCACCCGCCATGACGGGCTCACCGTCGTGAACCGGCACGGCCAGCGGTTGGGACCACCACAGCCGTTGGAGCTCAGGCCGCCTGACGGACTGCCTGCGGTGGTCCGTGACGACGGGACCACCTACCGACCGCCGACCGGTGAACCGGCTCGCTGGGCCGACATCGCCGTCCTCTCCGACCGGGAGCTGCGCGGCACACTCACCCCACGACTACGACAGACCGCCGACCCCGCGCGGTCGGCCTGA
- the rpe gene encoding ribulose-phosphate 3-epimerase gives MQISPSILSADFANLESELRRIANADWAHVDVMDGHFVPNLTLGLPVVEALARVSPIPLDCHLMIEDPDRWAPQYAEAGGSSVTFHVEAARDPRSLARTLRGLGARSGMAIKPGTAWAPYEDLLPELDMVLVMTVEPGFGGQSFMADQMPKVAQVRESVRRHGGEVWVQVDGGVSATTIEQCAEAGADVFVAGSAVYGAEDAAAAVDELRELAAAHRH, from the coding sequence GTGCAGATCTCGCCGAGCATCCTGTCCGCGGACTTCGCCAACCTCGAGTCCGAGCTACGGCGCATCGCCAATGCCGACTGGGCCCACGTGGACGTGATGGACGGGCACTTCGTCCCCAACCTCACCCTGGGGCTGCCGGTGGTCGAGGCGCTGGCCCGGGTCAGCCCGATCCCGCTCGACTGCCACCTCATGATCGAGGACCCCGACCGCTGGGCGCCGCAGTACGCCGAAGCCGGGGGATCGTCGGTGACCTTCCACGTCGAGGCCGCTCGCGACCCACGCAGCCTCGCCCGCACCCTCCGTGGGCTCGGCGCGCGGTCCGGCATGGCGATCAAGCCGGGCACGGCGTGGGCGCCGTACGAGGACCTGCTCCCCGAGCTGGACATGGTGCTGGTGATGACGGTCGAGCCGGGCTTCGGCGGCCAGTCGTTCATGGCGGACCAGATGCCCAAGGTGGCTCAGGTCCGCGAGTCGGTGCGGCGCCACGGTGGCGAGGTCTGGGTGCAGGTCGACGGGGGAGTGTCGGCCACGACGATCGAGCAGTGCGCCGAGGCCGGGGCCGACGTGTTCGTCGCCGGGTCAGCGGTCTACGGCGCGGAGGATGCCGCCGCCGCGGTCGACGAGCTCCGCGAGCTGGCGGCTGCGCACCGGCACTGA
- a CDS encoding tetratricopeptide repeat protein has translation MTTTAALLWGALAAFVVTVTVFSWARRTLIVMARLMEAGEHTRVIAHPGPRVFRPHADRFRATSAVLTGRYELALRLLDGSRVPAAVNGRAGDVDTQLRGAALTSLGRYAEVIALLGDDPAAALSRHQRAQAALELGDDATALRLLDRPHPDAVDDAGRLRILGCLHIRRGRLTEGEQLVRRARAAYLSSSLAAREVDIGYCHHHLGEVALARGDVDLALEELTTALRLVSVRPDNAPGLAEVHARLAEAHALAGHPMESGHHVAESRTKSELVGSPSLAAMVRHSEGMAAAHLGRRAEARHLLTDARAAHLALGERPAADSIAAVLDQLDQLDQPDQLDQPDPRAPEA, from the coding sequence GTGACCACGACCGCCGCGCTGCTGTGGGGTGCCCTGGCCGCCTTTGTGGTCACCGTGACGGTCTTCTCGTGGGCTCGGCGCACGCTGATCGTGATGGCGAGGCTGATGGAGGCCGGAGAGCACACGAGGGTCATCGCCCATCCCGGTCCGCGGGTCTTCCGCCCGCACGCCGACCGCTTCCGCGCCACCAGTGCCGTGCTGACCGGCCGCTACGAGCTGGCATTGCGTCTGCTCGACGGCAGCCGGGTGCCGGCCGCGGTGAACGGCCGCGCCGGAGACGTCGACACGCAGCTGCGCGGCGCCGCACTCACGAGTCTGGGCCGCTACGCCGAGGTGATTGCCCTCCTCGGCGACGACCCGGCTGCCGCTTTGTCGCGACACCAGCGCGCCCAGGCCGCCCTCGAGCTGGGCGACGACGCGACGGCACTGCGACTGCTCGACCGACCACACCCCGACGCGGTGGACGACGCGGGGCGGCTGCGCATCCTCGGTTGCCTGCACATCCGGCGCGGACGACTCACCGAAGGCGAGCAGCTGGTCCGTCGGGCGCGGGCGGCATACCTGTCCTCGTCGTTGGCCGCCCGTGAGGTCGACATCGGCTACTGCCACCACCACCTCGGCGAGGTGGCCCTCGCGCGCGGCGACGTCGACCTGGCCCTCGAGGAGCTCACCACCGCGCTGCGACTGGTGTCGGTCCGCCCGGACAACGCGCCCGGGTTGGCCGAGGTCCACGCCCGGCTCGCCGAGGCCCACGCGCTGGCCGGCCACCCGATGGAGTCCGGGCACCACGTGGCCGAGTCCCGCACCAAGAGTGAGCTCGTGGGGTCACCCAGCCTGGCGGCGATGGTCCGCCACAGCGAGGGTATGGCGGCGGCGCACCTGGGTCGACGGGCGGAGGCGAGGCACCTGCTGACCGACGCCCGCGCGGCTCACCTCGCCCTCGGCGAGCGGCCGGCCGCCGACTCGATCGCAGCCGTGCTCGACCAGCTCGACCAGCTCGACCAGCCCGACCAGCTAGACCAGCCCGACCCGCGCGCTCCCGAGGCCTGA